From the Deinococcus radiophilus genome, one window contains:
- a CDS encoding molybdopterin-dependent oxidoreductase produces MSRRKHFADPPPEQAERFPPRQRLALGFPVLTAAAPPEPLPAAQDWTLRAFGLARERTLTWADLLALPQSTLTLDIHCVTHWTKLDTVWQGVRTRDLLDALEVSPQATHVMAHALGDYSAALPLEDWQRDDLLIAHSYAGEPLEQGRGGPLRLVAPHRYFWKSVKWLEGLEFMDRDRPGYWEARGYHWRGDPWQSERWESD; encoded by the coding sequence ATGAGCCGCCGCAAACATTTTGCTGACCCCCCACCGGAGCAGGCTGAGCGCTTTCCGCCCCGGCAACGGCTGGCGCTGGGCTTTCCGGTCCTGACCGCTGCTGCGCCGCCGGAGCCACTGCCCGCAGCACAGGACTGGACGCTGCGGGCCTTTGGCTTGGCACGGGAGCGCACCCTGACCTGGGCCGACCTCCTGGCGCTGCCGCAAAGCACCCTCACGCTAGACATCCACTGTGTGACCCACTGGACCAAACTGGACACGGTCTGGCAGGGCGTGCGGACCCGCGACCTGCTGGACGCACTGGAAGTGTCACCGCAAGCCACGCATGTGATGGCGCACGCGCTGGGCGACTACAGCGCGGCGCTGCCGCTGGAAGACTGGCAGCGAGATGATCTCCTGATCGCTCACAGCTACGCGGGCGAACCGCTGGAGCAGGGGCGCGGCGGCCCACTGCGGCTGGTGGCCCCACACCGCTATTTCTGGAAGTCGGTCAAGTGGCTTGAGGGCCTGGAGTTCATGGACCGTGACCGCCCCGGCTACTGGGAAGCGAGGGGTTACCACTGGCGGGGTGACCCCTGGCAGAGCGAGAGGTGGGAGAGTGACTAA
- a CDS encoding OsmC family protein, translating to MATTKTMKIDWLGDQRYVGRSDGGQQILIDNSANKIGVSPMDAVLAALGTCTAYDVVGIMAKRRTPLSHYRMEVVGERADETPARYTRITVRHIAGGEGVTQEQLEKAAHLSHEKYCSVAASLNAEIVLEVVAEDAEARA from the coding sequence ATGGCAACGACCAAAACCATGAAAATCGATTGGCTGGGTGACCAGCGCTATGTGGGCCGCAGCGACGGTGGTCAACAGATTCTGATTGACAACTCGGCCAATAAGATCGGCGTATCTCCGATGGACGCAGTGCTGGCCGCACTGGGCACCTGTACCGCCTACGACGTGGTGGGCATCATGGCCAAGCGTAGGACGCCGTTGAGCCACTACCGGATGGAAGTGGTGGGCGAGCGTGCAGACGAAACTCCGGCCCGCTACACCCGCATTACCGTACGTCACATTGCGGGCGGCGAGGGCGTGACCCAGGAACAACTGGAAAAAGCCGCTCACCTGAGCCATGAAAAATACTGCTCGGTGGCAGCCAGTCTGAACGCCGAGATCGTCCTTGAAGTGGTGGCAGAGGACGCCGAAGCCCGCGCCTGA
- a CDS encoding secretin N-terminal domain-containing protein translates to MMKHATALLMTAALGLGAAQTAAPQPLAAPVQTQAADSSLSDASITIETGRYQGPLSSLLGAIAQAAGYVLVLEVNVDTLGTDAPRPVAYSFRDKPFNEVWPLLMDVYGLNYSVTQLGGQPVLRVSNASVQRVVDLNAAEANYVVERAKVFFGSPAAAQGQAQVSGDTGTAATPAVRYEFDSQTLRVIADTVTNRVIIRGNNQEVREVEAFVRDLDASAAAQQQAQQDLYGTGAGATRREVYAANSDAAALRTFLAAQYPGLRVSAVPGGRSLVLEGNTATVQEAMSFLMQVDPAAGATTQRVFQLVNANAKDLADTLTATLARDLTAATSTPAANTAATGNSVGTSTGNNPVNVNVSTAVPAAVASPSLASILPDVRTNTLIVRGTAAQVAQVAELIPTLDVRVPQVNLQVRIQEITETAQRSLGVDWQAGFGGFRVGIVGSGASPTGLTATFDPTQSLVGFNIFPTLNALETQSLSKRVYDGMISMQSGQRSLEASNGSRNSSDGAAATIKSGGKLELNIPDGEGGSIEKVIDYGVILDFFEPVVAPDGTITLRVRGQVNDLLNEDALTPGALPYLLRFSNSEAQTRISFKAGETVLLSGLLGTTESNTKAGLPFFSMIPGIGALAGNQSTNRDSTQMLFVITGDIIE, encoded by the coding sequence ATGATGAAACACGCCACTGCTCTGCTCATGACCGCCGCGCTCGGCCTGGGCGCTGCTCAGACCGCCGCCCCTCAACCACTGGCCGCCCCGGTGCAGACCCAAGCCGCTGATTCCTCTCTGTCCGACGCCAGCATTACCATCGAGACGGGCCGCTATCAGGGTCCGCTGTCCAGCCTGCTGGGCGCGATTGCTCAGGCCGCCGGGTACGTGCTGGTCCTAGAAGTCAATGTGGACACCCTGGGTACCGACGCTCCACGTCCGGTGGCCTACTCGTTCCGCGACAAGCCCTTCAACGAAGTCTGGCCGCTCCTCATGGACGTCTACGGCCTGAACTACTCGGTCACCCAACTCGGCGGACAACCAGTGCTACGCGTCAGCAACGCTTCAGTGCAGCGCGTGGTGGACCTGAACGCCGCCGAGGCCAACTATGTCGTAGAGCGGGCCAAGGTGTTCTTCGGTAGCCCAGCGGCCGCCCAGGGACAGGCCCAGGTCAGCGGCGACACGGGCACAGCAGCCACGCCCGCCGTACGTTACGAGTTCGACTCGCAGACCCTACGCGTCATTGCCGACACCGTGACCAACCGCGTCATTATTCGCGGCAACAACCAAGAAGTGCGTGAGGTCGAAGCGTTCGTACGTGACCTGGACGCCTCAGCGGCCGCTCAGCAGCAGGCTCAGCAAGACCTGTACGGTACGGGCGCTGGTGCGACCCGCCGCGAAGTCTATGCCGCCAACAGCGACGCCGCAGCCCTGCGGACCTTCCTGGCGGCTCAATACCCAGGCCTGCGGGTCAGCGCGGTGCCGGGTGGACGCTCACTGGTCCTTGAAGGCAACACGGCTACGGTGCAAGAAGCCATGTCCTTCCTGATGCAGGTTGACCCGGCAGCTGGCGCAACCACTCAGCGCGTTTTCCAACTGGTCAATGCCAATGCCAAAGACTTGGCCGATACGCTGACCGCGACCCTGGCCCGTGACCTGACGGCTGCGACCAGCACCCCGGCGGCCAACACCGCCGCCACAGGCAACTCGGTGGGCACCAGCACCGGCAACAATCCCGTCAACGTGAATGTCAGCACAGCAGTACCCGCCGCAGTTGCGTCACCCAGCCTGGCTTCGATCCTCCCGGATGTCCGGACCAACACCCTGATCGTGCGCGGCACGGCAGCGCAGGTGGCCCAAGTTGCCGAGTTGATTCCGACCCTGGATGTCCGGGTGCCGCAAGTGAACCTGCAGGTCCGCATTCAGGAAATCACCGAGACGGCCCAGCGTTCGCTCGGGGTGGATTGGCAGGCCGGATTCGGCGGCTTCCGGGTCGGCATTGTCGGCAGCGGAGCATCTCCTACTGGTCTGACCGCTACGTTTGATCCTACGCAGTCGCTGGTCGGGTTCAACATCTTCCCCACCCTGAATGCCCTGGAAACCCAGTCGCTGTCCAAGCGTGTCTATGACGGCATGATCTCCATGCAGAGCGGTCAGCGCAGCCTGGAAGCCAGCAACGGTAGCCGCAACTCCTCCGACGGCGCGGCCGCCACCATCAAGTCGGGTGGCAAGCTGGAACTGAACATCCCCGACGGCGAAGGTGGCAGCATCGAGAAAGTGATTGACTACGGCGTCATTCTGGACTTCTTCGAACCAGTCGTGGCTCCCGACGGCACCATCACCCTGCGCGTGCGCGGTCAGGTCAACGACCTGCTGAATGAGGACGCCCTCACCCCTGGTGCGCTGCCCTACCTGCTGCGCTTTTCCAACAGTGAAGCGCAGACCCGGATCTCCTTTAAGGCGGGCGAAACGGTCCTGCTGTCGGGCCTGCTGGGCACCACCGAGAGCAACACCAAGGCCGGTCTGCCTTTCTTCTCGATGATTCCGGGCATCGGCGCGCTGGCGGGCAACCAGTCCACCAACCGCGACTCTACCCAGATGCTGTTTGTCATTACTGGCGACATCATCGAATAA
- a CDS encoding DAK2 domain-containing protein, whose product MLRTATDWLGVHREQVNALNVYPVPDGDTGTNMHLTLQSVRRELDTCDTSDMRSVAKAISYGALLEARGNSGVILSQLLRGFAEEVRDLPQIDTAALKAAFTGAQKSGYKAVMKPVEGTILTVARGIAEGAQTGETVQEVLENAVATGQDYLIQTQDMLPALKQAGVVDSGGQGFLYVVRGMLAELLGEALPAAPEIESHAQEQFETEEFGFCTEFLMSDAALPIESIRELVAPFGDSLLVVGAEGYVKGHIHTDRPDDLLAAVGRHGRMLKTKVEDMAEQHTEILAASGAAARAEDERPTSGLVAVAAGDALVRQFRGMGARIVSGGQTSNPSVQDIVDAVHSVSAERVIILPNNKNVLMAAEKAAELLQGRAVVVPTRTLGQGLGAALSFSSERDVNELISYMRESAERVTTIEVTRASRDTTHTAPDGRPLAIKEGDVIALRDDELVYSGGTPEEAVLALVGELADQAEVVTVFRSAQTAPEKLEQLVSALEERLSMADVEAHAGGPDLYDYLVTVE is encoded by the coding sequence ATGCTCCGCACCGCCACCGACTGGCTGGGCGTGCACCGTGAGCAGGTCAACGCTCTGAACGTGTATCCAGTGCCCGACGGCGACACTGGCACCAATATGCACCTTACCCTGCAATCGGTGCGGCGCGAGCTGGACACCTGCGACACCTCCGATATGCGCTCAGTGGCCAAGGCGATCAGCTATGGAGCGCTGCTGGAGGCCCGTGGAAACTCCGGCGTCATCCTCTCGCAGCTGCTGCGCGGCTTTGCCGAAGAAGTGCGCGACCTGCCACAGATTGACACTGCAGCCCTGAAAGCGGCCTTCACCGGGGCCCAGAAGTCCGGCTACAAGGCCGTGATGAAACCAGTAGAAGGCACCATCCTGACGGTGGCACGCGGCATTGCCGAAGGCGCCCAGACCGGAGAAACGGTGCAGGAAGTGCTGGAAAATGCGGTGGCGACGGGGCAGGATTACCTGATCCAGACCCAGGACATGCTGCCCGCCCTCAAGCAAGCGGGCGTGGTGGACAGTGGCGGCCAGGGTTTCCTCTATGTGGTGCGTGGCATGTTGGCCGAGCTGCTAGGTGAAGCGTTGCCTGCAGCGCCCGAAATCGAGAGTCATGCTCAGGAGCAATTCGAAACGGAGGAGTTCGGCTTCTGTACCGAATTCCTGATGTCAGATGCGGCGCTGCCCATTGAAAGCATCCGCGAATTGGTCGCGCCGTTCGGTGACTCGCTGCTGGTGGTCGGGGCTGAGGGATATGTCAAAGGTCACATCCACACCGACCGCCCCGACGATCTGCTGGCGGCGGTAGGACGGCATGGGCGGATGCTCAAGACCAAGGTGGAAGACATGGCCGAGCAGCACACCGAAATCCTGGCGGCCTCCGGCGCTGCCGCCCGCGCCGAGGACGAGCGGCCCACCTCCGGACTGGTCGCTGTGGCAGCTGGGGACGCCCTGGTGCGGCAGTTCCGAGGAATGGGAGCCCGCATCGTCTCAGGTGGGCAGACCTCCAACCCCAGCGTGCAGGACATCGTGGACGCCGTGCACAGTGTCAGCGCCGAGCGGGTGATTATCCTGCCCAACAACAAGAACGTGCTGATGGCCGCCGAAAAGGCCGCCGAACTGCTGCAGGGCCGCGCTGTCGTCGTCCCCACCCGTACGCTGGGTCAGGGCCTCGGTGCGGCGCTCAGCTTCAGCTCGGAGCGTGATGTGAACGAGCTGATCAGCTACATGCGGGAAAGCGCCGAGCGCGTCACCACCATCGAAGTGACCCGTGCCAGCCGAGACACCACCCACACCGCCCCGGATGGCCGCCCATTGGCCATCAAAGAAGGCGACGTCATTGCCCTGCGTGACGATGAACTGGTGTATTCCGGCGGCACGCCCGAAGAAGCCGTGCTGGCGCTGGTCGGTGAACTGGCGGACCAGGCCGAAGTGGTGACGGTCTTCCGCAGTGCCCAAACGGCCCCAGAGAAATTGGAACAACTGGTGTCGGCCCTGGAAGAACGTCTGAGCATGGCCGACGTAGAAGCCCACGCAGGCGGCCCAGACCTCTATGACTATCTGGTGACCGTGGAGTAA
- the murF gene encoding UDP-N-acetylmuramoyl-tripeptide--D-alanyl-D-alanine ligase yields MLNPHGPFPFQATVHPDARPAVRLTWDSRQADAETAFVALPGDKEHGNRYLQAALDLGAPFVLTDLPGAAQTLPRAVEVSDSLAALTAWAQQERAKNALVVGITGSVGKTTTKSYVAAALDAHYMPVYNTIPAIACFLIEFGALQRPLVIEMGIDRRGEMARLMNLVQPDVGILTSIGAAHLDGLDNVDTIAQEKGLILQAPEALVGAQALAWFPGQATYGFSSADLPVTHSGHDLQVSEQGASFAYAGQPVVLPLAAQVQAEAAVAGLYLAQRHGLPLSEAIARVEQVQVPAGRYQIHSGIYTVIDDAYNASPLAVQAALSALQNFRGRRISVLGTMLELGPTAPQLHAEVGQYAAQSADVHFGVGAYAAALGERAYATVPELIDALQAEVRTGDVILIKASRGISMTPEQREQAGVGLETVVAALLAWREKMLETNETLVAP; encoded by the coding sequence ATGCTGAACCCTCATGGCCCGTTTCCCTTTCAGGCGACCGTCCATCCAGACGCCCGCCCCGCTGTACGCCTGACCTGGGATTCCAGGCAAGCCGACGCCGAGACGGCCTTCGTGGCACTGCCCGGCGACAAAGAGCATGGCAACCGTTATCTCCAAGCCGCACTGGACTTAGGCGCACCTTTCGTTTTGACCGACCTTCCTGGCGCTGCACAGACGTTGCCGCGGGCGGTGGAAGTCAGTGATTCGCTGGCCGCCCTGACTGCCTGGGCACAGCAAGAACGGGCCAAGAACGCGCTGGTGGTCGGGATCACCGGGAGCGTAGGCAAAACGACCACCAAGTCTTACGTGGCAGCGGCCCTGGACGCCCATTACATGCCCGTGTACAACACCATTCCGGCGATCGCCTGTTTCTTGATCGAGTTCGGCGCTTTGCAGCGCCCACTGGTGATCGAAATGGGCATTGACCGCCGGGGTGAAATGGCCCGGTTGATGAATCTGGTGCAGCCAGACGTGGGCATCCTGACTTCCATCGGGGCCGCACACCTTGACGGCCTGGATAATGTCGACACCATCGCCCAGGAAAAAGGACTCATCTTGCAGGCTCCTGAGGCGCTGGTCGGTGCGCAGGCGCTGGCATGGTTTCCTGGTCAGGCCACCTACGGGTTTTCTTCGGCTGATCTACCTGTGACCCATAGCGGTCATGACCTCCAGGTCAGCGAGCAGGGCGCCAGCTTCGCCTATGCGGGCCAGCCGGTGGTTCTGCCACTGGCTGCCCAGGTGCAGGCCGAAGCTGCCGTGGCTGGCTTGTATCTGGCCCAGCGTCACGGTTTGCCGCTTTCCGAAGCCATTGCACGTGTAGAACAGGTGCAGGTTCCTGCCGGGCGTTACCAGATTCACTCGGGCATCTATACCGTGATTGACGACGCCTACAATGCCAGCCCGCTGGCCGTGCAAGCGGCGCTGAGCGCCCTGCAGAATTTCCGTGGTCGGCGGATCTCCGTGCTGGGCACCATGCTGGAACTGGGACCTACCGCACCGCAACTGCACGCGGAGGTAGGCCAGTACGCCGCCCAGAGTGCAGATGTGCACTTCGGCGTAGGAGCCTATGCAGCGGCGCTGGGTGAGCGGGCCTACGCCACCGTTCCGGAACTGATTGACGCGCTACAAGCCGAAGTCCGAACCGGAGACGTCATTTTGATCAAGGCCAGCCGGGGCATTTCCATGACGCCTGAACAGCGCGAGCAAGCTGGCGTTGGCCTGGAGACGGTGGTGGCGGCCTTGCTGGCCTGGCGGGAGAAGATGCTTGAAACCAATGAAACTCTCGTGGCTCCCTGA
- a CDS encoding mismatch-specific DNA-glycosylase: MTKSDAPGSDAPKRTPEGYFVPDVLAEGLTLVLVGTAPSRRSAAARAYYANPQNKFWRTLHAVGLTPRQLAPAEFPLLPEYGIGLTDVAKRHNGVDAALPSDAWAPGELREKLRRYSPRIVAFTSKRGASETLGLPTGRLPYGKQLMDLEGAELWVLPSTSPLGHNHFSLEPWQALADRVRELRVRENR, encoded by the coding sequence GTGACTAAGTCGGACGCTCCCGGGTCAGATGCTCCTAAACGCACCCCCGAAGGCTACTTCGTGCCGGATGTGCTGGCAGAGGGCCTGACGCTGGTCCTGGTCGGCACCGCCCCCAGTCGGCGCTCGGCGGCGGCGCGGGCCTATTACGCCAACCCGCAGAACAAGTTCTGGCGCACCCTGCACGCGGTGGGCCTGACGCCCCGGCAACTGGCTCCCGCCGAGTTTCCGTTGCTGCCCGAATACGGCATCGGCCTGACCGACGTCGCTAAACGGCACAACGGGGTGGACGCGGCGCTGCCGTCAGACGCCTGGGCACCGGGCGAACTGCGCGAAAAGTTGCGCCGCTACTCTCCGCGCATCGTGGCCTTTACCTCCAAACGCGGCGCCTCCGAGACGTTGGGTCTGCCCACTGGCCGCCTGCCCTACGGCAAACAGCTGATGGACTTAGAAGGCGCCGAACTCTGGGTGCTACCCAGCACCAGCCCGCTAGGACACAACCACTTCAGCCTGGAACCCTGGCAGGCGCTGGCGGACCGGGTCAGAGAGTTGAGGGTAAGAGAAAATAGGTAG
- a CDS encoding sulfite exporter TauE/SafE family protein: protein MLDHFPATETEVLTTLTFMLAALLHGLSGMGFQMVTTSALAGAIPLETVVAMVAVPALLINLSALITAGPGLSFSGWWAVGRRFGALALGCVLGSVLGVWLLQSVPPGPLYWLMAAAIFLFVWLDRRRVVWQFTPSGGLALVFGLSTGLLGGSVNAMAPPVTIYLLASQADKNEVVLGSNLCYVVGTVVQFILLRDQITALPAPQLETLAQATLLALGALWLGVRWRERLSQRRFRRLMLAVLALLGARALFQGWAAL from the coding sequence GTGCTGGATCATTTCCCGGCGACTGAAACTGAAGTGCTGACCACCCTGACCTTTATGCTGGCTGCCTTGCTGCATGGACTGAGCGGCATGGGTTTTCAGATGGTGACCACCTCAGCTCTGGCTGGAGCTATACCACTGGAAACTGTGGTGGCCATGGTGGCTGTTCCCGCCCTGCTGATCAACCTTTCGGCCCTGATCACAGCTGGGCCGGGCCTCAGCTTCAGCGGTTGGTGGGCCGTGGGGCGGCGCTTCGGTGCGCTGGCTCTGGGCTGCGTATTGGGCAGCGTACTGGGAGTCTGGCTCCTCCAGAGCGTGCCGCCTGGTCCGCTGTATTGGCTGATGGCGGCAGCGATTTTTCTGTTTGTCTGGCTGGATAGGCGCCGCGTGGTCTGGCAGTTCACGCCAAGTGGTGGCCTGGCCCTGGTGTTCGGGTTGTCAACGGGGCTTTTGGGCGGCTCGGTCAATGCCATGGCCCCGCCAGTGACCATTTACCTTCTGGCGTCCCAGGCCGACAAAAACGAAGTCGTGCTGGGCAGCAATCTGTGCTATGTGGTGGGTACAGTGGTGCAATTCATTTTGCTGCGGGATCAAATAACTGCGCTGCCTGCGCCGCAGCTGGAGACACTGGCGCAGGCCACCTTGCTGGCGCTTGGGGCGCTGTGGCTGGGGGTCCGCTGGCGTGAGCGGCTTTCGCAGCGGCGGTTCCGCAGACTGATGCTGGCCGTACTGGCCCTGCTGGGGGCGCGGGCGCTGTTTCAGGGTTGGGCTGCACTTTGA
- a CDS encoding fimbrial assembly protein: MVEVNLLPAGQRRQSSGAGQGWLIAAGAAALLSLLTVAGLELYYLSQVNGLKAELEQLNGEITALEPAKREYDELQTEKTELQQVTDVARALRDRKTYWSNDLAAFTAQMPANRNIALTSLEMRPVTQQTADMQQSGVGTGTVSREFAITGTATSQQSVIDLLNAFESNPDFGIVFQGMQREEAENPTSPYTFTANVGVAGEEVAAQTAADGTVAPGAAAAAAPAPAPAATTPAGGTP; this comes from the coding sequence GTGGTTGAAGTCAATCTGTTGCCAGCCGGGCAACGCCGCCAGAGTAGCGGTGCAGGCCAAGGCTGGTTGATCGCCGCTGGTGCGGCAGCGCTGCTTTCGCTGCTGACGGTGGCTGGGCTGGAACTGTATTACCTCTCTCAGGTGAACGGCCTTAAAGCCGAGCTGGAACAGCTCAACGGCGAGATCACGGCACTGGAACCTGCCAAACGGGAATACGACGAGCTACAGACCGAAAAGACTGAGTTGCAGCAAGTCACCGATGTGGCCCGCGCCCTGCGTGACCGCAAGACCTACTGGAGCAATGATCTGGCCGCCTTCACGGCGCAGATGCCGGCCAACCGGAATATTGCCCTGACCAGCCTGGAGATGCGTCCTGTCACCCAGCAGACCGCCGATATGCAGCAAAGTGGTGTAGGCACTGGAACCGTCAGCCGCGAATTCGCCATCACAGGAACTGCCACCAGCCAGCAGTCGGTGATTGACCTGCTGAACGCCTTCGAGAGCAATCCTGATTTCGGCATCGTCTTTCAGGGCATGCAGCGCGAAGAGGCAGAGAATCCGACGTCGCCCTATACCTTCACGGCCAATGTGGGGGTTGCCGGCGAGGAAGTGGCCGCCCAAACCGCGGCGGACGGTACGGTGGCCCCTGGCGCGGCAGCTGCTGCAGCACCCGCCCCGGCGCCTGCCGCAACCACCCCAGCAGGAGGCACCCCATGA
- a CDS encoding type IV pilus inner membrane component PilO — protein MNNRLNPKYIFFLALALSFLILGLWYTFRYQARQTEMTDLKSQIETAQLQVQTYRQAEAQLPALREEVAGLREERAAFVAALPQQNQMAAVLSEIRRNAQATGTDIQGVAVSTAATTTDLPGGVRPIPISMQMGGTYTEVFRTLRSMETMNRFSTIDLLSLQVPEATSTDPELVGTMNMTVYTFDPSLATLPTEGAAVTADGTAAAPAAPAPAAPEGATAQ, from the coding sequence ATGAACAACCGCCTCAACCCCAAATACATCTTTTTCCTGGCGCTGGCCCTGTCCTTCCTGATTCTGGGTCTGTGGTACACCTTCCGTTACCAGGCCCGGCAAACGGAGATGACTGATCTGAAATCTCAGATTGAAACGGCGCAGTTGCAGGTCCAGACCTACCGTCAGGCTGAAGCCCAGCTTCCGGCCCTCCGCGAAGAAGTCGCTGGTCTGCGCGAAGAGCGGGCTGCCTTCGTCGCCGCATTGCCACAGCAGAATCAGATGGCAGCAGTCCTGAGCGAGATTCGCCGCAATGCCCAGGCGACCGGCACCGATATTCAGGGAGTCGCGGTCAGCACGGCAGCCACGACGACCGACCTGCCCGGCGGAGTGCGCCCCATCCCAATTTCTATGCAGATGGGCGGCACCTACACCGAAGTTTTCCGGACCCTGCGTTCGATGGAAACCATGAACCGTTTCTCCACCATCGATCTGCTCTCGTTGCAGGTTCCCGAAGCCACCAGCACCGATCCGGAGCTGGTCGGCACCATGAACATGACCGTGTATACCTTTGATCCGAGCCTGGCAACCTTGCCTACTGAGGGCGCTGCCGTAACTGCCGACGGCACGGCTGCGGCTCCTGCCGCACCTGCACCCGCCGCACCGGAAGGAGCGACCGCGCAATGA
- the pilM gene encoding type IV pilus assembly protein PilM, with the protein MTGLFRKSGGQAFGLEIGTSAIKAVMLGPGGSALQHAVMAPTPLGSMRDGSVVEPQAIANEIRSLLGGSGIQTRQVVTAIPNQATVTRNILIPKMTLKELRESDVIRYEAERYIPYPIDEVTLDFHVLDNPDILPEDAQMEVVVAAVPNDVVNRHVETLQMAGLQPTVVDVKGFAAMRTIGLRGLGADEVVLTLEIGASSSVIGLMRGERLLMSRNINVAADDFTTALQKAFDLEFGAAEALKLSYQMPGSGLADPAQSHSPARVSEALRPTMIDLITEVRRSLEFYRVQSGELMIDQLVMAGGGAKLSGLDSAMSEALGIPTEMVQPWQFVDMPMGNDPALSEYAPEYTVPLGLALRGAGRG; encoded by the coding sequence ATGACAGGTTTATTTCGGAAATCAGGTGGTCAAGCCTTTGGGCTGGAAATTGGTACCAGTGCCATCAAGGCCGTTATGCTTGGTCCTGGGGGAAGTGCGTTACAACATGCGGTGATGGCCCCCACGCCGCTGGGTTCGATGCGTGATGGCAGTGTGGTCGAGCCACAGGCCATTGCCAATGAGATTCGCAGTCTGCTGGGAGGCAGTGGGATTCAGACTCGGCAAGTCGTGACGGCCATCCCGAATCAGGCCACCGTGACCCGCAATATCTTGATTCCCAAGATGACCCTCAAGGAGCTGCGGGAAAGTGACGTGATCCGCTACGAGGCAGAGCGTTATATTCCTTATCCCATTGATGAGGTCACACTGGACTTCCACGTGCTGGACAATCCTGACATCCTGCCAGAAGACGCGCAGATGGAAGTGGTGGTCGCCGCTGTTCCCAATGATGTGGTGAACCGTCACGTTGAGACGCTGCAGATGGCTGGGCTGCAACCCACAGTGGTAGACGTCAAGGGCTTTGCAGCCATGCGGACCATTGGCCTGCGCGGTCTCGGAGCCGATGAAGTGGTGCTGACGCTGGAAATTGGCGCCAGTTCGTCGGTGATCGGCCTGATGCGTGGCGAACGTCTGCTGATGTCCCGTAACATCAACGTCGCCGCAGACGACTTTACGACTGCCCTGCAAAAAGCCTTTGATCTGGAGTTCGGCGCAGCGGAAGCTCTCAAGCTGTCATATCAGATGCCCGGTTCTGGCCTGGCGGATCCGGCCCAGAGCCACAGCCCAGCCCGCGTCTCTGAAGCGCTACGTCCCACCATGATTGATCTGATCACCGAAGTGCGGCGCTCGCTGGAATTTTACCGCGTGCAAAGCGGCGAGTTGATGATTGATCAATTGGTCATGGCCGGAGGCGGGGCCAAGTTGAGTGGCTTAGACAGTGCCATGAGTGAAGCTCTGGGCATTCCCACAGAGATGGTTCAGCCCTGGCAATTCGTAGACATGCCTATGGGAAATGACCCAGCCCTAAGCGAATATGCTCCCGAGTACACCGTACCGCTGGGTCTGGCGCTGAGAGGAGCAGGACGTGGTTGA
- a CDS encoding Asp23/Gls24 family envelope stress response protein, translated as MSKSSIGSIQITDAALASLIGLTAHEVPGVVGMAPVNLKEGITKALGRSQVKDGVTMHRGTPGQESKGRQAKPTSDAPYWAELSVIVAYGVSIPTVAQNIEDRVRHIVRTQAGVELQQVRVNVVGVSRE; from the coding sequence GTGAGTAAGTCATCTATCGGCAGTATTCAGATTACCGACGCGGCGCTGGCGTCACTGATTGGGCTGACGGCCCATGAAGTCCCCGGCGTGGTGGGCATGGCCCCGGTCAACCTCAAAGAAGGCATCACCAAGGCGCTGGGGCGCTCGCAGGTCAAAGACGGCGTGACCATGCACCGCGGCACGCCGGGCCAGGAAAGCAAAGGGCGTCAGGCCAAACCTACATCCGATGCACCTTATTGGGCCGAGCTGAGCGTCATCGTGGCTTACGGAGTCAGCATTCCGACCGTCGCCCAGAACATTGAAGACCGGGTGCGACACATCGTGCGGACCCAGGCGGGCGTAGAACTGCAGCAGGTCCGCGTGAACGTGGTGGGGGTCAGCCGTGAGTAG